The Blastocatellia bacterium genome includes a window with the following:
- a CDS encoding OmpH family outer membrane protein encodes MMKREFLVAALSLVTVVAGLTILAHQQQSPPAQTPTSQPLPQPAKIAIIDSRTFDDEGGIQQLLQQIQRTEESFRERTAALQKLQQEVQSMQRDLQAQWANLTPEARQRRQDELEEKQRRLQRDSEDYQRDVERALRRATDPIREKIFVFLTSYAKTRGYTLVLDQAVLSQAGALLYIDPSLDVTRDFITEFNRANPPSR; translated from the coding sequence ATGATGAAACGAGAATTCCTGGTGGCCGCTTTGAGCCTGGTTACGGTCGTTGCCGGTTTGACCATCCTCGCCCATCAGCAACAATCTCCACCGGCGCAGACGCCGACGAGCCAACCCCTGCCTCAACCCGCCAAGATCGCCATCATTGATAGCCGGACCTTCGACGACGAAGGGGGCATCCAGCAACTGCTGCAACAGATTCAACGCACGGAAGAATCGTTCCGCGAGCGCACGGCCGCGCTCCAGAAACTTCAGCAAGAGGTCCAAAGTATGCAGCGCGATCTTCAAGCGCAGTGGGCCAATCTCACGCCCGAAGCTCGCCAGCGACGACAGGATGAGCTGGAGGAGAAACAACGGCGGCTGCAACGTGACAGCGAAGACTATCAACGCGATGTCGAGCGAGCCTTGCGCAGAGCCACCGATCCCATTCGGGAGAAAATTTTCGTCTTCCTCACCTCTTATGCCAAGACGCGCGGCTACACGCTCGTGCTCGATCAGGCCGTGCTCAGTCAGGCGGGGGCCTTGCTCTACATTGATCCCAGTCTCGATGTCACACGCGACTTCA